In Bos taurus isolate L1 Dominette 01449 registration number 42190680 breed Hereford chromosome 11, ARS-UCD2.0, whole genome shotgun sequence, one DNA window encodes the following:
- the TRAF2 gene encoding TNF receptor-associated factor 2 produces MAAASVTPPGSLDLLQPGFSKTLLGTKLEDKYLCSACKNVLRRPFQAQCGHRYCSFCLSSILSSGPQSCAACVHEGIYEEGVSILESSSAFPDNAARREVESLPAVCPSEGCSWKGTLKDYESCHEGQCPFMLTECPACKGLVRLGEKEHHLEHQCPERSLSCRHCRAPCSPADMKAHHQICPKFPLTCDGCGKKKIAREKFQDHVRACGRCRVPCRFHAVGCPEMVESEQQPEHEAQRLQEHLALLLGVLLEAGRPPGDSRLLLRPGEGALEAGTPSRVAELLQRCEALERKTATFENIVCVLNREVERVAVTAEACGRQHRLDQDRIEALSNKVQQLERSIGLKDLAMADLEQKVLEMEASTFDGVFIWKISDFSRKRQEAVAGRTPAIFSPAFYTSRYGYKMCLRAYLNGDGTGRGTHLSLFFVLMRGPHDALLRWPFNQKVTLMLLDQNNREHVIDAFRPDVTSSSFQRPVGDMNIASGCPLFCPVSKMEAKNSYVRDDAIFIKAIVDLTGL; encoded by the exons ATGGCTGCAGCCAGCGTGACCCCTCCCGGCTCCCTGGACCTACTGCAGCCCGGCTTCTCCAAGACTCTCCTGGGGACCAAGCTAGAGGACAAGTACCTGTGCTCGGCCTGCAAGAACGTGCTGCGCAGACCCTTCCAGGCTCAGTGTGGCCATCGCTACTGCTCCTTCTGCCTGAGCAGCATCCTGAG CTCCGGGCCCCAGAGCTGCGCCGCCTGCGTGCACGAGGGCATTTACGAGGAGGGCGTCTCAATCCTGGAGAGCAGCTCG GCGTTTCCGGACAATGCTGCCCGCAGGGAGGTGGAGAGCCTGCCGGCCGTCTGCCCCAGCGAGGGCTGCTCCTGGAAGGGGACCCTGAAGGACTACGAG AGCTGCCACGAAGGACAGTGCCCATTCATGCTGACCGAGTGCCCGGCGTGCAAAGGCCTCGTGCGCCTGGGCGAGAAGGAGCACCACCTGGAGCACCAGTGCCCGGAGCGGAGCCTCAGCTGCCGGCACTGCAGGGCGCCCTGCTCCCCTGCCGACATGAAG GCGCACCACCAGATCTGCCCCAAGTTCCCCTTGACGTGCGACGGCTGCGGCAAGAAGAAGATCGCCCGTGAGAAG TTTCAGGACCACGTCCGGGCGTGTGGCAGATGCCGAGTCCCATGCCGATTCCACGCTGTTGGCTGCCCCGAGATG GTGGAGAGCGAGCAGCAGCCGGAGCACGAGGCGCAGCGGCTCCAGGAGCACCTGGCCCTGCTGCTGGGCGTCCTGCTGGAGGCTGGGCGGCCCCCGGGGGACAGCCGCCTGCTCCTCAGGCCAGGCGAGGGCGCCTTGGAGGCCGGCACACCCTCCAGGGTGGCGGAGCTGCTGCAGAGGTGCGAGGCCCTGGAGCGGAAGACAGCCACCTTCGAGAACATCGTCTGTGTGCTGAACCGGGAGGTGGAGCGGGTGGCCGTGACGGCTGAGGCCTGCGGCCGGCAGCACCGGCTGGACCAAGACAGGATCGAGGCCCTGAGCAACAAG GTGCAGCAGCTGGAGAGGAGCATCGGCCTGAAGGACCTGGCCATGGCCGACCTGGAGCAGAAGGTCCTCGAGATGGAGGCGTCCACCTTTGACGGCGTGTTCATCTGGAAGATCTCGGACTTCTCCAGGAAGCGCCAGGAAGCCGTGGCCGGCCGCACGCCCGCCATCTTCTCCCCAG CCTTCTACACCAGCAGGTACGGCTACAAGATGTGCCTGCGCGCCTACCTCAACGGGGACGGCACGGGGCGCGGCACGCACCTGTCCCTCTTCTTCGTGCTAATGCGTGGCCCGCACGACGCCCTCCTGCGCTGGCCCTTCAACCAGAAG GTGACCCTGATGCTGCTGGACCAGAACAACCGGGAGCATGTGATCGACGCCTTCAGGCCCGACGTGACCTCGTCCTCCTTCCAGAGGCCGGTCGGCGACATGAACATCGCCAGCGGCTGCCCGCTCTTCTGCCCTGTCTCCAAGATGGAGGCCAAGAACTCCTACGTGCGTGACGACGCCATCTTCATCAAGGCCATCGTGGACCTGACCGGGCTCTAG